In Scleropages formosus chromosome 10, fSclFor1.1, whole genome shotgun sequence, a single genomic region encodes these proteins:
- the LOC108932056 gene encoding ribosomal protein S6 kinase-related protein-like isoform X2 encodes MGGDVSKNNKLEREVPVPEHLLSPAPGPEKPNLEWTLPGFISIFLPEFPHRRSSGQQHLQILGFIAKGSYGPILKVKDLCREKTYAIKVLPKSEILKHGVLQQSKEEVIIQRQVRHPFLHDLQDCWQTQHHLFIMCDYYSAGDLYTYWMMMGCFQEDELRVFAAELGSALGFLHDFGIIHRDVKMENVLLTDQGHLRLADFGLSRRLEHGRRAFTICGTIQYMAPEVLSGGPYNHAADWWSLGILLFSLATGKFPVAPEPEHCSMLRKVRSFPYDMPSTFSPAFALLLKELLCKTPAHRLHSLERLQRQAFFRGTPFDAQLLQKAPVQLILELKSRPDHMVQMQHGLTNKSFQNFDCNFLSSPISPTDLSPTLANLGLN; translated from the exons ATGGGGGGCGACGTCAGCAAGAATAACAAG TTGGAACGAGAGGTTCCTGTCCCCGAGCACCTCCTGTCCCCTGCACCTGGACCTGAGAAGCCAAACCTCGAGTGGACCCTTCCGGGCTTCATTTCTATCTTTCTGCCTGAGTTCCCACACCGCAGGTCCTCTGGACAACAGCACTTACAG aTCCTTGGATTCATTGCCAAGGGCTCCTATGGGCCCATCCTGAAGGTAAAGGACCTGTGCAGAGAGAAGACGTATGCTATAAAG GTTTTACCCAAATCTGAGATCCTAAAGCATGGGGTCCTACAACAGTCAAAGGAGGAGGTGATCATTCAG CGGCAGGTTCGACATCCATTTCTTCACGACCTGCAGGACTGCTGGCAGACACAACACCACCTCTTCATTa tgtgtgactACTACAGTGCTGGTGACCTTTACACCTACTGGATGATGATGGGCTGCTTTCAGGAAGATGAGCTGCGTGTGTTTGCTGCAGAGCTGGGCTCTGCCTTGG GATTTCTGCACGATTTTGGGATTATACACAGGGATGTGAAG atggagAATGTCCTGTTGACTGACCAAG GACATCTCCGCTTAGCTGATTTTGGGTTGTCTCGCCGCCTGGAGCACGGCAGAAGGGCCTTCACCATCTGTGGGACAATCCAGTATATGG CTCCTGAGGTCCTGAGTGGGGGCCCTTACAACCATGCCGCTGACTGGTGGTCTCTTGGGATTCTTTTGTTCTCATTGGCCACTGGAAAG TTCCCTGTAGCCCCGGAACCAGAGCACTGCAGCATGCTGAGGAAGGTGCGGAGCTTTCCATACGACATGCCCAGCACATTCAGCCCAGCATTCGCCCTGCTCCTGAAAGAG CTTCTCTGCAAGACCCCGGCACACCGTCTGCACAGTCTGGAGCGCCTCCAGCGACAGGCATTCTTCCGCGGCACACCCTTTGACGCCCAACTGCTACAAAAGGCACCTGTGCAGCTGATCCTGGAGCTCAAGTCGCGACCAGACCACATGGTCCAGATGCAGCACGGCTTGACAAACAAATCCTTCCAGAACTTTGACTGCAACTTCCTAAGTTCCCCCATTAGCCCCACTGATCTGTCCCCCACCCTGGCTAACCTTGGTCTCAACTAA
- the LOC108932056 gene encoding ribosomal protein S6 kinase-related protein-like isoform X1: MGGDVSKNNKKNLARLEEGQCLSRWRRCLSSMGVSGTCHLSLLRFASWQLEREVPVPEHLLSPAPGPEKPNLEWTLPGFISIFLPEFPHRRSSGQQHLQILGFIAKGSYGPILKVKDLCREKTYAIKVLPKSEILKHGVLQQSKEEVIIQRQVRHPFLHDLQDCWQTQHHLFIMCDYYSAGDLYTYWMMMGCFQEDELRVFAAELGSALGFLHDFGIIHRDVKMENVLLTDQGHLRLADFGLSRRLEHGRRAFTICGTIQYMAPEVLSGGPYNHAADWWSLGILLFSLATGKFPVAPEPEHCSMLRKVRSFPYDMPSTFSPAFALLLKELLCKTPAHRLHSLERLQRQAFFRGTPFDAQLLQKAPVQLILELKSRPDHMVQMQHGLTNKSFQNFDCNFLSSPISPTDLSPTLANLGLN, from the exons ATGGGGGGCGACGTCAGCAAGAATAACAAG AAGAACCTGGCTCGACTGGAGGAGGGCCAGTGTCTGTCGCGATGGAGGAGGTGCCTGTCCAGTATGGGTGTTTCTGGAACTTGCCACCTAAGCCTGCTTCGCTTTGCTTCGTGGCAGTTGGAACGAGAGGTTCCTGTCCCCGAGCACCTCCTGTCCCCTGCACCTGGACCTGAGAAGCCAAACCTCGAGTGGACCCTTCCGGGCTTCATTTCTATCTTTCTGCCTGAGTTCCCACACCGCAGGTCCTCTGGACAACAGCACTTACAG aTCCTTGGATTCATTGCCAAGGGCTCCTATGGGCCCATCCTGAAGGTAAAGGACCTGTGCAGAGAGAAGACGTATGCTATAAAG GTTTTACCCAAATCTGAGATCCTAAAGCATGGGGTCCTACAACAGTCAAAGGAGGAGGTGATCATTCAG CGGCAGGTTCGACATCCATTTCTTCACGACCTGCAGGACTGCTGGCAGACACAACACCACCTCTTCATTa tgtgtgactACTACAGTGCTGGTGACCTTTACACCTACTGGATGATGATGGGCTGCTTTCAGGAAGATGAGCTGCGTGTGTTTGCTGCAGAGCTGGGCTCTGCCTTGG GATTTCTGCACGATTTTGGGATTATACACAGGGATGTGAAG atggagAATGTCCTGTTGACTGACCAAG GACATCTCCGCTTAGCTGATTTTGGGTTGTCTCGCCGCCTGGAGCACGGCAGAAGGGCCTTCACCATCTGTGGGACAATCCAGTATATGG CTCCTGAGGTCCTGAGTGGGGGCCCTTACAACCATGCCGCTGACTGGTGGTCTCTTGGGATTCTTTTGTTCTCATTGGCCACTGGAAAG TTCCCTGTAGCCCCGGAACCAGAGCACTGCAGCATGCTGAGGAAGGTGCGGAGCTTTCCATACGACATGCCCAGCACATTCAGCCCAGCATTCGCCCTGCTCCTGAAAGAG CTTCTCTGCAAGACCCCGGCACACCGTCTGCACAGTCTGGAGCGCCTCCAGCGACAGGCATTCTTCCGCGGCACACCCTTTGACGCCCAACTGCTACAAAAGGCACCTGTGCAGCTGATCCTGGAGCTCAAGTCGCGACCAGACCACATGGTCCAGATGCAGCACGGCTTGACAAACAAATCCTTCCAGAACTTTGACTGCAACTTCCTAAGTTCCCCCATTAGCCCCACTGATCTGTCCCCCACCCTGGCTAACCTTGGTCTCAACTAA